One region of Deinococcus koreensis genomic DNA includes:
- the hpaB gene encoding 4-hydroxyphenylacetate 3-monooxygenase, oxygenase component, whose amino-acid sequence MGAITGQQFLHRLRQSPPTLYIDGARVDDPTTHPATRNMCLSLAGLYDLQHQPELRDLLTFEEEGERYAMSYLVPRTREDLARIGEAHRVRANYALGFLGRAPDYMNANVMAAGMGADYFSACEASQASVPGRDFAANMRRYFEHVRNHDLCLTHALTNPQVNRARLASELPDPFIALGVVEETEGGVIVRGARMMATLPIADEILVFPSTVLKENADKSRYAMGFALPTNTPGLSFQCREPFDTGRDPEDHPLGSRFDEQDAFVIFDDVLVPWERVFLLYDVELANKAYAGTDAVLHMAYQVVNLKVAKTEAFLGTAQAIVDAIGSGGFQHVQSKVAEIIVMLEIMKALEVAAVANAQPNAYGVMTPARGPLDAARNYYPQVYARLPELLQLLGASGIIMMPGKADREGPLGPQISRYLQAGNASAEERLKLFRLAWDMSMSSFGGRQSLYEKFFFGDPVRMHSALYEVYDKAPYVERIQAFLNRSAQPAGVAADD is encoded by the coding sequence ATGGGCGCCATCACCGGACAGCAGTTCCTCCACCGCCTGCGGCAGAGTCCCCCCACCCTCTACATCGACGGCGCTCGGGTGGACGACCCCACGACCCACCCGGCGACCCGGAACATGTGCCTGTCGCTGGCGGGGCTCTACGACCTGCAGCACCAGCCGGAACTCCGCGACCTGCTGACCTTCGAGGAGGAGGGCGAGCGCTACGCCATGTCCTACCTGGTGCCGCGCACGCGGGAGGATCTGGCGCGCATCGGCGAGGCGCACCGCGTCCGGGCGAACTACGCGCTGGGCTTCCTGGGCCGGGCGCCGGACTACATGAACGCCAACGTGATGGCGGCCGGCATGGGCGCGGACTACTTCTCGGCCTGTGAGGCCAGCCAGGCCAGCGTCCCGGGGCGCGACTTCGCCGCGAACATGCGCCGCTATTTCGAGCATGTGCGGAACCACGACCTGTGCCTCACGCACGCCCTGACCAACCCGCAGGTCAACCGCGCCAGGCTGGCCTCGGAGCTGCCCGATCCCTTCATCGCGCTGGGCGTGGTCGAGGAGACCGAGGGGGGCGTGATCGTGCGGGGCGCCCGGATGATGGCGACCCTGCCCATCGCCGACGAGATCCTGGTCTTTCCCTCCACCGTCCTCAAGGAGAACGCCGACAAGAGCCGCTACGCCATGGGCTTCGCGCTGCCGACCAATACGCCAGGGCTGTCGTTCCAGTGCCGCGAGCCTTTCGACACCGGCCGCGACCCGGAGGATCACCCGCTGGGCAGCCGCTTCGACGAGCAGGATGCGTTCGTGATCTTCGACGACGTGCTCGTGCCCTGGGAGCGGGTCTTCCTGCTCTACGACGTGGAACTGGCGAACAAGGCCTACGCGGGCACGGACGCCGTGCTGCACATGGCCTACCAGGTGGTGAACCTCAAGGTCGCCAAGACCGAGGCCTTCTTAGGCACCGCGCAGGCCATCGTGGACGCCATCGGCTCGGGCGGCTTCCAGCACGTGCAGAGCAAGGTCGCCGAGATCATCGTGATGCTGGAGATCATGAAAGCTCTCGAGGTGGCGGCAGTGGCGAACGCGCAGCCGAACGCCTACGGGGTGATGACCCCGGCGCGCGGGCCGCTGGACGCCGCGCGCAACTACTACCCGCAGGTCTACGCCCGCCTGCCCGAGCTGCTGCAGCTGCTGGGGGCCTCGGGCATCATCATGATGCCGGGCAAGGCCGACCGCGAGGGGCCGCTGGGGCCCCAGATCAGCCGGTACCTGCAGGCCGGCAACGCCAGCGCCGAGGAGCGCCTGAAGCTCTTCCGGCTGGCCTGGGACATGTCCATGAGCTCGTTTGGCGGCCGCCAGAGCCTGTACGAGAAGTTCTTCTTCGGCGACCCCGTGCGGATGCACTCGGCGCTGTACGAGGTCTACGACAAGGCCCCCTACGTGGAGCGGATTCAGGCTTTCCTGAACCGCAGTGCCCAGCCCGCCGGGGTGGCGGCTGATGACTGA
- the hpaD gene encoding 3,4-dihydroxyphenylacetate 2,3-dioxygenase — protein sequence MTEAQVSGTQGSGGPRIRPNIIRIAHTVFTVRNLEASRAFYVDLLGMNVLHEESGALYLRGVEDREWTLKLEQQVSPRVRHLAYRVAGEADLDALVALAEQQGLPWRWEEELDRPRVLRLQDPFGLPLAFYHQSGTHRWLLQDYHLHRGPGLQRVDHVNVMVPDVERTMRWYLDELGFRLSEYTVDEQERYWAAWIQRRGGVHDLALTNGPGPRLHHWAYWMPDITSIIRTCDILAGARQPERIERGPGRHGVSNAFFLYIRDPDGHRIELYTSDYLTVDPDFEPIRWLRDDPRRQTLWGARTPRSWFEEASELEAFDGGAVPAVEGDLTGIPAHVI from the coding sequence ATGACTGAGGCACAGGTATCGGGGACACAGGGATCAGGGGGGCCCCGGATTCGCCCGAACATCATCCGCATCGCGCACACGGTGTTCACGGTTCGGAACCTGGAGGCCAGCCGCGCCTTCTACGTCGACCTGCTGGGCATGAACGTCCTGCACGAGGAGTCGGGCGCCCTCTATCTGCGCGGGGTGGAAGACCGCGAGTGGACGCTGAAGCTGGAGCAGCAGGTCTCCCCCCGTGTGCGCCACCTCGCCTACCGGGTGGCCGGCGAGGCGGATCTGGACGCGCTGGTGGCGCTGGCCGAGCAGCAGGGTCTCCCCTGGCGCTGGGAGGAGGAACTCGACCGGCCCAGGGTGCTGCGGCTGCAGGATCCCTTCGGCCTTCCGCTGGCCTTCTACCACCAGAGCGGCACCCACCGCTGGCTGCTGCAGGACTACCACCTGCACCGCGGCCCCGGCCTGCAGCGGGTCGACCACGTGAACGTGATGGTGCCGGACGTGGAGCGCACCATGCGCTGGTACCTGGATGAGCTGGGCTTCCGGCTCTCGGAGTACACCGTGGACGAGCAGGAGCGCTACTGGGCCGCCTGGATCCAGCGGCGCGGCGGCGTGCACGACCTAGCGCTCACCAACGGCCCCGGCCCGAGGCTGCACCACTGGGCCTACTGGATGCCCGACATCACCTCCATCATCCGCACCTGCGACATCCTGGCGGGCGCGCGCCAGCCCGAGCGCATCGAGCGCGGCCCCGGGCGCCACGGGGTCAGCAACGCCTTTTTCCTCTACATCCGCGACCCCGACGGCCACCGCATCGAGCTGTACACCAGCGACTACCTCACGGTCGATCCGGACTTCGAGCCCATCCGCTGGCTGCGCGACGATCCCCGCCGCCAGACGCTGTGGGGCGCCCGCACGCCGCGCTCCTGGTTCGAGGAGGCGAGTGAGCTGGAAGCTTTTGACGGGGGCGCGGTGCCGGCGGTCGAGGGCGACCTGACCGGCATCCCGGCGCATGTGATCTGA
- the hpaH gene encoding 2-oxo-hept-4-ene-1,7-dioate hydratase, with product MLADRVIPEAQFDPLAAELDRAEQTGVPLSPFSERFPGMTIPDAYAVQRAWVARKLGGGRRLIGHKIGLTSRAMQLASQITEPDYGALLDDMLFEANGDIPLSRFVAPKVEVELAFLLSSDLRGPGVSVFDVLRATEYVTPAAEIIDARIERVSRATGKPRRVQDTISDNAANAGVIVGGRAVRPADIDLRWAAALCIRNGVIEETGVAAGVLGHPAAGIAWLANRLAPHGEGLRAGELVLAGSFTRPVDISSGDVFTFDYGPLGTFSCRFAGQPRGAAHG from the coding sequence ATGCTGGCAGACCGCGTCATCCCCGAAGCCCAGTTCGATCCGCTGGCCGCCGAACTCGACAGGGCCGAGCAGACTGGCGTGCCCCTCTCCCCGTTCAGCGAGCGCTTCCCGGGCATGACGATTCCCGACGCCTACGCCGTGCAGCGCGCCTGGGTGGCCCGCAAGCTGGGGGGCGGGCGACGCCTCATCGGCCACAAGATCGGCCTGACCTCGCGGGCAATGCAGCTTGCCTCGCAGATCACCGAGCCCGACTACGGCGCCCTGCTGGACGACATGCTGTTCGAGGCGAACGGCGACATCCCGCTCTCCCGCTTCGTGGCGCCCAAGGTCGAGGTCGAACTGGCCTTCCTGCTGAGCAGCGACCTGCGCGGGCCCGGGGTCAGCGTGTTCGACGTCCTGCGCGCGACCGAGTACGTGACGCCGGCCGCCGAGATCATCGACGCCCGCATCGAGCGCGTCAGCCGCGCGACCGGGAAGCCCCGCCGGGTTCAGGACACCATCAGCGACAACGCCGCGAATGCCGGCGTGATCGTGGGCGGCCGCGCGGTTCGCCCGGCCGATATTGACCTCCGCTGGGCGGCGGCGCTGTGTATCCGCAACGGCGTGATTGAGGAAACCGGCGTGGCGGCCGGCGTGCTGGGCCATCCGGCGGCCGGCATCGCCTGGCTGGCCAACCGGCTCGCTCCCCACGGGGAGGGGCTCCGCGCAGGTGAACTGGTGCTGGCCGGCTCCTTCACCCGCCCGGTGGACATCAGCAGCGGCGACGTGTTCACCTTCGATTACGGCCCGCTGGGCACCTTCTCCTGCCGCTTCGCCGGTCAGCCCAGGGGGGCCGCACATGGCTGA
- the hpaI gene encoding 4-hydroxy-2-oxoheptanedioate aldolase, giving the protein MAEFSFKAALGRGETLIGLWLALADPYSAEICAGAGFDWVLIDGEHAPNDLRSTLAALQATAPFASAVLVRPPVGDPVLIKQLLDIGARALLIPMVDTAAQARALVAATRYPPRGIRGVGAALARASHFGRDAAYLQHADEGLCLIVQVESAAGLAQLDEIAGTEGVDGVFIGPADLAASLGHLGQPGHPEVQAAIQDSARRIRQAGKAAGILSTDEDVARTYLDWGYTFVAVGTDVTLLARATTGLAARFRPGS; this is encoded by the coding sequence ATGGCTGAATTTTCCTTCAAGGCCGCCCTGGGACGGGGCGAGACGCTGATCGGGCTCTGGCTGGCCCTGGCCGACCCCTACAGCGCCGAGATTTGTGCCGGTGCGGGCTTCGACTGGGTGCTGATCGACGGCGAGCACGCGCCGAACGACCTGCGCTCCACATTGGCCGCGCTGCAGGCCACCGCGCCCTTCGCGTCGGCCGTGCTGGTACGCCCGCCAGTGGGCGACCCGGTGCTGATCAAACAGCTGCTGGACATCGGGGCGCGCGCCCTCCTGATTCCCATGGTGGACACCGCCGCGCAGGCCCGGGCCCTGGTAGCCGCCACGCGCTATCCGCCCCGGGGCATCCGGGGGGTCGGGGCGGCGCTGGCCCGCGCGAGCCACTTCGGCCGTGACGCCGCCTATCTGCAGCACGCCGACGAGGGCCTGTGCCTGATCGTGCAGGTCGAATCGGCCGCCGGGCTCGCGCAACTGGACGAGATTGCAGGCACCGAGGGGGTGGACGGCGTCTTCATCGGCCCGGCAGATCTGGCCGCCAGTCTGGGCCACCTCGGACAACCGGGTCACCCGGAGGTGCAGGCGGCGATCCAGGACTCGGCGCGGCGGATTCGCCAGGCCGGCAAGGCGGCCGGCATCCTGTCCACCGATGAGGACGTCGCCCGCACCTACCTGGACTGGGGGTACACCTTCGTGGCAGTGGGCACTGACGTCACGTTGCTCGCGCGCGCCACGACCGGCCTCGCGGCGCGCTTCCGCCCGGGTTCCTGA
- a CDS encoding ParB/RepB/Spo0J family partition protein, giving the protein MTRRPRPAIGSRLSGLVAGVDALAEPAATTLPTDALTPGVFQPRTSFPEDRLEELARSIQEQGVLQPLLVRPLGAGAYEIVAGERRWRAARRAGLSSVPVLIRALNDHEARIAAAIENLQRQDLNVIEEVRAKLQVAAATLGVPEGEAVARMFALERHAEQQAPAIADLDRAFAALGRETWNSFIRNRAAVLNLPDDVQDAVRGGLDYRKALVVGRVEDAQRRRELLMMAQGGETVQNLRALVSPAPAAPQDSWAPLGKRLADRKTLASLDEAKRRKLDRLLRQVQALLGE; this is encoded by the coding sequence GTGACCCGCCGCCCCCGGCCGGCCATCGGGTCGCGGCTCAGCGGGCTGGTGGCCGGGGTGGACGCGCTGGCCGAGCCGGCCGCGACGACCCTGCCCACCGACGCCCTGACGCCGGGCGTCTTCCAGCCCCGGACATCGTTTCCTGAAGACCGGCTCGAGGAACTCGCCCGCAGCATCCAGGAGCAGGGCGTCCTGCAGCCGCTGCTGGTCAGGCCACTGGGCGCCGGCGCCTACGAGATCGTGGCCGGCGAGCGCCGGTGGCGGGCCGCCCGCCGGGCCGGGCTGAGTAGCGTGCCGGTGCTGATCCGCGCCCTGAACGACCATGAGGCGCGGATCGCCGCCGCCATCGAGAACCTGCAGCGCCAGGATCTCAACGTGATCGAGGAGGTGCGGGCCAAGCTGCAGGTGGCCGCCGCGACCCTGGGCGTGCCCGAGGGCGAGGCGGTGGCCCGGATGTTCGCGCTGGAGCGGCACGCCGAGCAGCAGGCCCCGGCGATCGCCGACCTCGACCGGGCGTTTGCGGCGCTGGGCCGGGAGACCTGGAACTCGTTCATCCGCAACCGGGCCGCCGTGCTGAACCTTCCCGACGACGTGCAGGACGCCGTGCGGGGTGGACTCGACTACCGCAAGGCGCTGGTCGTGGGCCGGGTGGAGGACGCCCAGCGCCGCCGGGAACTGCTGATGATGGCCCAGGGGGGGGAAACCGTGCAGAACTTGCGCGCCCTGGTCTCCCCCGCGCCCGCCGCGCCTCAGGACTCCTGGGCGCCGCTGGGCAAACGGCTGGCCGACCGCAAGACCCTGGCGTCCCTGGATGAGGCCAAGCGGCGCAAGCTCGACCGGCTGCTGCGGCAGGTGCAGGCGCTGCTGGGCGAGTAG
- a CDS encoding ParA family protein → MRTMTLFNHAGGVMKSSLTRDVGYTLSEAGQRVLLIDLDPQANLTDWLGVSGVTQEQTVYDTATKGTPLPSPARVHGLHLIPSDVSLALAEGQMMGVVGAHLHLRQALAQVSEHYDVVLIDSPPSLGQLAILAALAADHLIVPVPTRQKGMNALAGLGEAMATYRKLRPDLTVALYVPTLYDARRSHDREAYGALKEILHPLASPIADRGAVWNDSSSAGQPVGVYAPGSPVHRDILKVTAEIAQATGLKVEGLQIQGAAGQGAGEQA, encoded by the coding sequence ATGCGCACAATGACGCTCTTCAATCATGCGGGTGGGGTCATGAAGTCCAGCCTGACCCGCGACGTCGGGTACACCCTGTCCGAAGCCGGGCAGCGGGTGTTGCTGATCGACCTTGATCCCCAGGCCAACCTGACGGACTGGCTGGGCGTCAGCGGCGTGACCCAGGAGCAGACCGTCTATGACACGGCCACGAAGGGGACGCCTCTCCCCTCCCCTGCCCGGGTTCACGGCCTGCACCTGATTCCCAGCGACGTCTCGCTGGCACTGGCCGAGGGGCAGATGATGGGGGTGGTCGGGGCGCATCTGCATCTGCGGCAGGCGCTGGCCCAGGTGAGTGAGCACTACGACGTGGTGCTGATCGACAGCCCCCCGAGCCTGGGACAGCTGGCGATCCTCGCGGCGCTCGCGGCCGACCACCTGATCGTTCCGGTGCCGACCCGTCAGAAGGGGATGAACGCGCTGGCCGGGCTGGGAGAGGCCATGGCGACCTACCGCAAACTGCGCCCGGATCTGACGGTGGCGCTGTATGTCCCGACGCTGTACGACGCACGGCGCTCCCACGACCGGGAGGCGTACGGCGCCCTCAAGGAGATCCTGCACCCGCTGGCCAGTCCCATCGCCGACCGGGGCGCCGTGTGGAACGACAGCTCCAGCGCCGGGCAGCCGGTGGGGGTGTACGCGCCGGGCTCGCCCGTTCACCGGGACATCCTGAAGGTCACGGCCGAGATCGCCCAGGCCACGGGGCTCAAGGTCGAGGGTCTGCAGATTCAGGGCGCCGCAGGTCAGGGCGCCGGGGAGCAGGCGTGA
- a CDS encoding replication initiator protein A → MTEKGIKRFDELNIARLSLISVQERIPSDYRDWTVELEDGDRRYRVTCQALPEYGVPHGIDTDISAALVNLYIDQGSPTDGTVTCTPYQLLQMAGLDTSGRYYASLDESLKRLTTTTYFIAEGWRDHPKGRWTNVNFRYIDRIEFTSGQAERLDASSVLRITLPQEISRSVRAGYIKSLDLSFMQTLKRPPTRALYRLLDAQRRDPENPDAVAMAYQVGLMEWAEACKIVTDRPSMAQRTLDSAHEELIEKGFLKSVEYLGRGKKKLLQYTFGEAFIPPDPALLQELAELGVTQTRALQLVREHGEHGVEDAVVRCKAILAGGYKPRSKPAFYVDVLKNPGKYQLPEEARAAQKAPSKAQVTKERGAVQPSLFETPSRAAEEESREEERLRTLPRETQVEEVMRTLTFLLRNDLKLIELDTLRLALDEGLEDPLEIKAWAIGGIASGQKMTIVRDLRARLSLKPLLEPTR, encoded by the coding sequence GTGACCGAAAAGGGAATCAAACGCTTCGATGAGCTGAACATCGCCAGGCTCAGCCTGATCAGTGTTCAGGAGCGGATTCCCTCGGACTACCGGGACTGGACGGTGGAACTGGAGGACGGCGATCGCCGCTACCGGGTGACCTGCCAGGCCCTCCCGGAATACGGCGTGCCGCACGGCATCGATACCGACATCAGCGCGGCGCTGGTCAACCTCTACATCGACCAGGGTTCCCCCACCGACGGCACGGTGACCTGCACCCCCTACCAGCTGCTCCAGATGGCCGGTCTCGACACCAGCGGCCGCTACTACGCCTCCCTGGACGAGAGCCTCAAGCGCCTGACCACCACGACCTACTTCATCGCCGAGGGCTGGCGCGACCATCCCAAGGGCCGCTGGACGAACGTCAATTTCCGCTACATCGACCGCATCGAGTTCACCTCCGGACAGGCCGAGCGGCTGGACGCCTCCAGCGTGCTGCGGATCACCCTGCCGCAGGAGATCTCACGCTCGGTGAGGGCCGGCTACATCAAGTCGCTCGACCTGTCGTTCATGCAGACCCTCAAGCGGCCGCCGACCCGCGCGCTCTACCGCCTGCTCGACGCCCAGCGCCGTGATCCGGAGAACCCGGACGCCGTGGCGATGGCCTATCAGGTCGGCCTGATGGAGTGGGCGGAGGCCTGCAAAATCGTCACCGACCGGCCCAGCATGGCGCAGCGCACGCTGGATTCGGCCCACGAGGAACTGATCGAAAAGGGCTTTCTCAAGAGCGTCGAGTACCTGGGCCGGGGCAAGAAGAAACTGCTGCAGTACACCTTCGGTGAGGCCTTCATCCCGCCCGATCCCGCGCTGCTGCAGGAACTGGCCGAGCTGGGGGTGACCCAGACGCGCGCCCTGCAGCTGGTACGCGAGCATGGCGAGCACGGGGTCGAGGACGCGGTGGTTCGGTGCAAGGCCATACTGGCCGGGGGTTACAAACCGCGCAGCAAACCGGCGTTCTATGTGGACGTCCTGAAGAACCCAGGCAAGTATCAACTGCCTGAAGAGGCCAGGGCGGCCCAGAAAGCACCCTCCAAGGCTCAGGTGACCAAAGAGAGGGGTGCAGTTCAGCCCAGCCTCTTCGAGACCCCTTCACGGGCCGCTGAGGAGGAAAGCCGGGAGGAGGAGCGTTTGCGGACGCTCCCCCGCGAGACACAGGTCGAGGAGGTCATGCGGACACTGACCTTCCTGCTGCGCAACGACCTGAAGCTGATCGAACTCGACACGCTGCGCCTGGCCCTGGACGAGGGCCTGGAGGATCCGCTGGAGATCAAGGCCTGGGCAATCGGGGGCATCGCCAGCGGGCAGAAGATGACCATCGTGCGCGACCTGCGGGCCCGCCTGAGCCTCAAGCCGCTGCTGGAGCCCACACGCTGA
- a CDS encoding MerR family transcriptional regulator has translation MTVPPIPFYTTAELAREAGVTRRTVMHYAELQLLTPDHETASGRALYGPYSLRLLRDLIDLRALGMPLEEARDMVTLRRATHDIEGRYRHDWTREDVPISDERLKTLHARLRAINEAYVRQADNLARFDRWLTKRLTGGDVPGARELLEPEEQG, from the coding sequence ATGACCGTCCCGCCCATCCCCTTTTACACCACCGCCGAGCTGGCCCGTGAGGCCGGGGTCACCCGCCGCACCGTGATGCATTACGCCGAGCTGCAGCTGCTGACGCCGGATCACGAGACCGCCTCGGGGCGGGCCCTGTACGGCCCCTACTCGCTGCGGCTGCTGCGCGACCTGATCGACCTGCGTGCCCTGGGCATGCCCCTGGAGGAGGCGCGCGACATGGTCACGCTGCGCCGCGCCACCCACGACATCGAGGGCCGCTACCGCCACGACTGGACGCGGGAGGACGTGCCCATCAGCGATGAGCGGCTCAAAACCCTGCACGCGCGGCTGCGGGCGATCAACGAGGCGTATGTGCGGCAGGCCGACAACCTGGCGCGCTTCGATCGCTGGCTGACCAAACGCCTCACCGGCGGGGACGTGCCGGGAGCGCGGGAGCTGCTGGAGCCCGAGGAGCAGGGATAG
- a CDS encoding NADPH:quinone oxidoreductase family protein, producing MRALICEAFGEPEHLKVQLLPDPQPGPGEVVLEVRAAGVNYPDALMVMGQYQVRPPLPFTPGAEAAGVVSAVGEGVEHLQVGQRVVAFTGTGAFASHLRASAGVVTPLPDGLEFDVAATLPLAYGTTMHALIDRGGVQPGETLLVLGAAGGVGLAAVMIGKALGARVIAGVSTPEKAEVARGHGADEVIDYTSEDLRERLKALTGGRGPDVIFDPAGGALAEPAFRSIAWGGRYLVIGFAGGEIPRLPLNLPLLKGAALVGVFWGEFARRDPAANARHLARLAGWVQAGTVRPLVSARYELERAPEALRALLERRVTGKVVLVP from the coding sequence ATGCGCGCCCTGATCTGCGAGGCCTTCGGCGAGCCCGAGCACCTGAAGGTGCAGCTCCTCCCTGATCCCCAGCCGGGCCCCGGCGAGGTGGTGCTGGAGGTGCGCGCCGCCGGCGTGAACTACCCGGACGCGCTGATGGTGATGGGCCAGTACCAGGTCAGGCCCCCGCTCCCCTTCACGCCGGGCGCCGAGGCGGCGGGCGTCGTGTCGGCCGTCGGCGAAGGGGTGGAACACCTGCAGGTCGGGCAGCGGGTGGTGGCCTTCACCGGCACCGGCGCCTTCGCCAGCCACCTGCGGGCCAGCGCCGGGGTGGTCACGCCGCTGCCGGACGGGCTGGAGTTCGACGTCGCGGCCACCCTGCCGCTGGCCTACGGCACCACCATGCACGCCCTGATCGACCGCGGGGGGGTGCAGCCCGGCGAGACGCTGCTGGTGCTGGGCGCGGCCGGCGGCGTGGGGCTGGCGGCCGTGATGATCGGCAAGGCGCTGGGCGCCCGGGTGATCGCCGGGGTCAGCACGCCCGAGAAGGCCGAGGTGGCCCGGGGGCACGGCGCCGACGAGGTGATCGACTACACCTCCGAGGACTTGCGGGAGCGCCTGAAAGCGCTGACCGGCGGCCGGGGGCCCGACGTGATCTTCGACCCGGCGGGCGGCGCGCTGGCGGAACCGGCGTTCCGGTCGATCGCCTGGGGCGGGCGCTACCTGGTGATCGGCTTCGCTGGCGGCGAGATCCCGCGCCTGCCGCTCAACCTGCCGCTGCTCAAGGGAGCGGCGCTGGTGGGCGTGTTCTGGGGGGAGTTCGCCCGCCGCGATCCGGCGGCCAACGCCCGGCACCTCGCCCGGCTCGCCGGCTGGGTGCAGGCCGGCACGGTGCGGCCCCTGGTGAGCGCCCGCTATGAGCTGGAACGCGCCCCGGAGGCCCTGCGCGCCCTGCTGGAACGCCGCGTGACCGGCAAGGTCGTCCTGGTGCCCTGA
- a CDS encoding acyl-CoA dehydrogenase codes for MAPLLNRRDLQFQLFELLDTARLPERPRFADHSREVYQDVLKLAYSVAERHFANHARAADLNEPHVQGGRVVLVPEVEGAMRAFREAGFFSAHHDEELGGLQLPWVVMQAVMAHFQAANIGSSGYPFLTIGNANLQRVFASPEQQRRFMRPLIEGRWFGTMALSEPQAGSGLADITTTATPREDGTYAVSGSKMWISGGEHELTENIVHLVLARIQGGPAGVRGISLFLVPRFRVDGQGGVGESNHVVLAGLNHKMGYRGTTNTLLNFGEGGESIGELVGEPGQGLAQMFHMMNEARIGVGLGAVMLASSGYQVSLAYARERRQGRPPGSRDPLSPPIPITGHADVRRLLLRQKCVVEGGLALCLYASSLVDDLQTGPEAERADVSLLLDLLTPLVKSWPSRYAQDSLGDAIQVMGGAGYTRDYPVEMYYRDNRLNPIHEGTEGIQGNDLLGRKVTQAGGRGLALLWARMQADLDGAAGDGVADEIRRAVEIAAGQARDALQSVTSRASTLGPELYLANANAALDMLGQLVVGWMWLRQARAAARALPEATGDDAAFYRGKLQAARFFAAHELPKVRAQAELLASADRSTLDMQDDWF; via the coding sequence ATGGCCCCCCTGCTCAACCGCCGCGACCTGCAGTTCCAGCTCTTCGAACTGCTGGACACCGCCCGCCTGCCCGAGCGGCCCCGCTTCGCCGACCACTCCCGCGAGGTCTATCAGGACGTGCTGAAGCTCGCCTACAGCGTGGCCGAGCGCCACTTCGCCAACCATGCCCGCGCGGCCGACCTGAACGAACCGCACGTCCAGGGCGGCCGGGTGGTGCTGGTGCCGGAGGTAGAGGGCGCCATGCGCGCCTTCCGCGAGGCCGGCTTCTTCTCGGCCCACCACGACGAGGAACTGGGCGGCCTGCAGCTGCCCTGGGTGGTGATGCAGGCCGTGATGGCCCACTTCCAGGCCGCCAACATCGGCTCCAGCGGCTACCCCTTCCTGACCATCGGGAACGCCAACCTGCAGCGGGTGTTCGCCTCGCCCGAGCAGCAGCGGCGCTTCATGCGGCCGCTGATCGAGGGCCGCTGGTTCGGCACCATGGCCCTCTCGGAGCCGCAGGCGGGCTCGGGGCTGGCCGACATCACCACCACCGCCACCCCGCGGGAGGACGGCACCTACGCCGTGAGCGGCAGCAAGATGTGGATCTCGGGCGGCGAGCACGAGCTGACCGAGAACATCGTCCACCTCGTGCTGGCGCGCATCCAGGGCGGGCCGGCGGGTGTGCGGGGCATCAGCCTCTTTCTCGTGCCGCGCTTCCGGGTGGACGGGCAGGGCGGGGTGGGGGAGAGCAACCACGTGGTTCTCGCCGGACTGAACCACAAGATGGGCTACCGCGGCACCACCAACACCCTGCTGAACTTCGGCGAGGGCGGCGAGAGCATCGGCGAACTCGTGGGCGAGCCGGGACAGGGGCTGGCGCAGATGTTCCACATGATGAACGAGGCGCGCATCGGGGTGGGGCTGGGCGCGGTGATGCTGGCCTCGTCGGGCTATCAGGTCAGCCTGGCGTACGCCCGCGAGCGGCGCCAGGGCCGCCCGCCCGGCAGCCGCGATCCGCTCAGCCCGCCCATCCCGATCACCGGGCACGCGGACGTGCGCCGCCTGCTGCTGCGCCAGAAGTGCGTGGTCGAGGGCGGGCTGGCACTGTGCCTCTACGCCTCGTCGCTGGTCGACGACCTGCAGACCGGCCCCGAAGCGGAGCGCGCGGACGTGTCGCTGCTGCTCGACCTGCTCACGCCGCTGGTCAAGTCCTGGCCCAGCAGGTACGCGCAGGACTCGCTGGGAGACGCCATCCAGGTCATGGGCGGCGCCGGCTACACCCGCGACTACCCGGTCGAGATGTACTACCGCGACAACCGCCTGAACCCCATCCACGAGGGCACCGAGGGCATCCAGGGCAACGACCTGCTGGGCCGCAAGGTGACCCAGGCCGGGGGCCGGGGCCTGGCGCTGCTGTGGGCCCGGATGCAGGCCGATCTGGACGGCGCGGCCGGGGACGGCGTGGCCGACGAGATCCGCCGCGCCGTCGAGATCGCCGCCGGGCAGGCCCGGGACGCCCTGCAGTCGGTCACGTCCCGGGCCTCCACGCTCGGGCCGGAGCTGTACCTCGCCAACGCCAACGCCGCGCTGGACATGCTGGGTCAGCTGGTCGTGGGTTGGATGTGGCTGCGCCAGGCCCGGGCCGCCGCGCGGGCGCTCCCCGAGGCCACCGGGGACGACGCGGCCTTCTACCGGGGCAAACTGCAGGCGGCGCGCTTCTTCGCGGCCCACGAGCTGCCCAAGGTGCGTGCCCAGGCGGAGCTGCTGGCCAGCGCCGACCGCAGCACGCTGGACATGCAGGATGACTGGTTCTAG